The following nucleotide sequence is from bacterium.
GGCCCGGTGTTGGGAAAGAAAACCCCGCATCGCGTCCGTTTCGGGCGAATCGCCCGGGCGCGACGCCCAAGGCGTCGCGCGCCCTAAGTCTGTAGCGCGACCTGCCGCAGCAGGTCGATTTCCTCGAGCATCTTGCCGGCGCCGAGCACGACGGCCGACAGCGGATCGTCGCAGATCGTGATGGGCAGCCCCGTCTCCTCGCGCAGCAACACGTCCACATGACGCAAAAGCGCGCCGCCGCCGGCGAGCACGATGCCCTTGTCGACGATGTCGCTAGCGAGCTCGGGCGGCGTGCGCTCGAGCGCCTGCCGCACGGCCTGCACGATGGCGTTGATCGGCTCGATCATCGAGTCGCGGATCTCGTCGGAGTTGATCTCGATCGTCCGCGGGACGCCCGCGACCATGTCGCGCCCCTTGACCTCCATCGTCATCAGTTCGTCGGTGTGATACGCCGTGCCGATCGTCAGCTTGATGCGCTCGGCCGTGCCTTCGCCGATGAAGAGATTATACTTCCTTTTCAGGTACTGGATGATCGCCTCGTCCATCTTGTCGCCGGCCACGCGCACCGACTGGCTAAGCACGATGCCGGCCAGCGAAATGACCGCGACCTCCGTCGTGCCGCCGCCGATATCGACGATCATGTTGCCGGAGGGTTCGGTGATCGGCAGGCCCGCGCCGATCGCCGCGGCCATCGGCTCCTCGACGAGATAAACCTCGCGGGCGCCGGCGCTCATCGCCGATTCCTTCACCGCGCGCTTTTCGACCTCGGTGATGCCGTAGGGCACGGAGATGATGATGCGCGGGCGGACGAGGGTCTTGCGGTTGTGCGCCTTGCGGATGAAGTAGCGCAGCATCTCGCGCGTCACCTCGAAATCCGCGATGACGCCCTCGCGCATGGGGCGGATGGCGACGATGTGGCCGGGCGTGCGTCCGACCATCATTTTCGCTTCTTTCCCGACCGAAAGGACGCGCTTCATCCCGCGGTAATCCTTCGTCACGGCGACGACGGACGGCTCGGAAAAGGCGATGCCGCGCCCTTTCAGAAAGACGAGCGTGTTGGCCGTTCCCAGGTCGATGGCCATGTCCTGGGAGAACATCCCGATGAACGAGTCGAAAAGCATGAGCCCCGGTGCGCGCGCGTGGAAAAACGGACGGGTTTATATACACGCCGGCCGGTGCGCTCGCAAGGGGCCGGGGCTTGTCCTGGGGCCGCACGAAAAAAAACGGAGCCCCGTCGCCGGAGCCCCGTCTTTTCTTTTCAGGCGTTGCTGTCAGCGCGTCAGGATTTCCTTGAGCTGCGGCGCGAAACCCGCGAACGCGAACGAGCTGGCGCTTTCCATCTTCACGAATCCATACTGGGGGTGAATGTAGAAAATCGCCGTGATGTTCGAGTCCGGGTAGGCGTCGAACGTTTCGAAACTGTCCACCTGCAATTTGACGCACCCGTCCACGGTGCCGAAAGGCACGTCAACGCTGGCGTCCAGATCGAGCGTCGTCGTCGTCAACTCCATCGTGTAGGCCGTCGTGTCGCCAAAGATCGTCCAGGTGCCGGATCCCTCGTCCACCTGCGGATCGTTCAGCGTGGCGCTTCCGAGGATATACGGCGGATCGGTCATGTCGAATTCGCCGTCGGGTTCCGTGTCTCCTCCGCCGCCTTTTACCTGATTCGTCCAGTAGACCTCGCCTCGGCGGAAGCCGATCTGGAATGGCGTCGAAAAATCGAACCAGCCGCGAAGGCCGACCTTGTCCGCCCCGCCAAAGTTGCCCATATCGATGCGCGTGAACGGCTCGGTTTCGATCATCTCCTCACCGATCACCGTGGCGGTAAAATCATAGGTGTTGCCGAGGTACTCGAAGACCTCATAGACAGCGGACCATCCGTCCGGCGGCGGGAACCAGTCGTCGGCCACATCGTCGTCCGCGTCGTCGTCATCCGCGTCGTCGTCATCCGCGTCATCGTCGTCCGCGTCGTCGTCGTCCGCGTCGTCATCGTCCGCGTCGTCGTCGTCGCCGGCATCGTCGTCGTCATCGTCATCGCCCGCGTCGTCGTCATCGTCATCGTCATCGTCATCGTCATCGCCGCACCCGCAACCGCCGGCCAGGGCAACGGCGAAAGCCAGAAGGAAGACCAGAAAGAACCGATGCTCCAGCATGGAAATCTCCCATTCGGGGGGCGGTCGGCCGGGAAGAGTCTCCGGTCGACCGTCCAGGTTCAAGTTGAAAGGCGCCAAACCCTATCACTTTTCGCGGCTTTCGTGCGAAAAAAGTGAATCGAAGGTAAGGTACGCCTGCATGCCGATACTGTGGCGTTTTCAAACCCGTTTCGATCGGCTAAAGAGAACGTAACCTTGATGACAATCGACACCATCTTCCTGTCGCTCGTCGTGCGCGCCGCCGAGGCGACGGACACGGGCTTTTTCGCCAGGAACCTCGCGGGGCTCGAGGCGGCGTGGGCGGCGAAAAACGTCCTGGCGATCATGACCAATCCCTTCGTCCTTGCCGCGACGGCGCTGATGGTCGCGTTCGGGATGTGGGTGCGTTCGTCGAAGGTCATCACGCTGGCCCTGGCTTTTTGGGGATACGCGCTGAGCTACCACTACAGTTGGGGCACGCACACCGAATCGATCAGCACGCTCGGCGACTTCGAGTTCAACGAACTGGTACCGATCGTCGTTTTTACGTTCGGTTTCCTGGCGTCCTCGATCGCGATCATTTATTTCGTGTTTTACAAAGATTAGCCGCCCGCGGACCTATTCCCGTTCCTGATCCGGTTTCAATGGACAAAATGGACAGGATGGGCCGAATGGACGCGTAGGCACGGCCGCGAATATTCGGCATCCGCCGTGTCCTCCGTGTTTTCATCGTGTTTTCCGTGTACCGCATAAAACAAACCCGGCCTTGCATACGCCGGCGGCATTTCCGATAATTCACGGCCTTTTTTCGCGGGCGATTTCCACGCCCGCGCGGGAACCATCATGGCTATGGATATCGCCGACAACGGCAACCCGGCCGCGCCGGGGGCGCGCGGGAGCGTGCGCATCGTGGCGCTCGGGTGCGCGAAAAACCTTGTGGATACGGAACGCGTCGCCGGCAATTTCGCCCGCGAAGGGTGGCGGCTCGTGTCCGACGGTCCCGCGGACGCGGTCGTGGTGACGACTTGCGGCTTCATCGGCCCGTCGGCGCAGCAGTCCGTCGACACGCTGCTCGAGGAGATCGAAGCGAAAAAGCGCGGCGAGACGCGCATGGTCGTCGCGGCGGGCTGCCTGCCGGATCGCTACCGCGAGGAGCTCGTCGGCGAGATGGACGAGCTCGACCTGATCGTCGGCGTGCGCGAGATGACCGGGCTGCCGCAAATGGTCCGCACGTGGTTCACGGACCGCACGCGGCGCTGGGAGTTCAGTTCGCGCGCGCTCAACGAGCCGGTCGCCGGAGAGCGCCTCATCGCGGGTCCGCCTTGGCGCTCGTACCTCAAGATTTCCGACGGGTGCGACAATGGCTGTACGTTCTGCGTCATCCCGCGCATCCGCGGCGCGCACCGTTCCGTGTCGATCGACGACCTGGTCGCCGAGGCGGACTATCTGGCCGAAAACGGTTCCGTGGAGTTGTCGCTCGTCGCGCAGGATCTGACCTCCTACGGGCTTGATATCTACGGCGAAAAGCGGCTGCCGGAGCTGTTGCGGCGCCTTGCGGCCGTGGACGGCATCCGCTGGATTCGCCTGCTCTACGCGCATCCCGCGCATCTGGACGACGCGATGATCGAGGCGATGGCGGAGATTCCGGCGGTCGTGCCGTACATCGACATCCCGTTTCAGCACATCAGCGATCCGATGCTGGCGACGATGAACC
It contains:
- the rimO gene encoding 30S ribosomal protein S12 methylthiotransferase RimO, which translates into the protein MAMDIADNGNPAAPGARGSVRIVALGCAKNLVDTERVAGNFAREGWRLVSDGPADAVVVTTCGFIGPSAQQSVDTLLEEIEAKKRGETRMVVAAGCLPDRYREELVGEMDELDLIVGVREMTGLPQMVRTWFTDRTRRWEFSSRALNEPVAGERLIAGPPWRSYLKISDGCDNGCTFCVIPRIRGAHRSVSIDDLVAEADYLAENGSVELSLVAQDLTSYGLDIYGEKRLPELLRRLAAVDGIRWIRLLYAHPAHLDDAMIEAMAEIPAVVPYIDIPFQHISDPMLATMNRHLDRAGHERLLAKLRVAMPDIAIRTTFIVGSPRETEADFEELMDFVREQRFDNLGVFPYSREENTPAYRFDGQVDEEIANERMDRLMTLQQGISREILASRRGLTLPVIVEEELAATGDDRYTHVGRTIAQAPEIDGVTYLHAPEGTDIRLGDIVPAKVEDSTEYDLFAAIV
- a CDS encoding rod shape-determining protein — its product is MFSQDMAIDLGTANTLVFLKGRGIAFSEPSVVAVTKDYRGMKRVLSVGKEAKMMVGRTPGHIVAIRPMREGVIADFEVTREMLRYFIRKAHNRKTLVRPRIIISVPYGITEVEKRAVKESAMSAGAREVYLVEEPMAAAIGAGLPITEPSGNMIVDIGGGTTEVAVISLAGIVLSQSVRVAGDKMDEAIIQYLKRKYNLFIGEGTAERIKLTIGTAYHTDELMTMEVKGRDMVAGVPRTIEINSDEIRDSMIEPINAIVQAVRQALERTPPELASDIVDKGIVLAGGGALLRHVDVLLREETGLPITICDDPLSAVVLGAGKMLEEIDLLRQVALQT